A portion of the Adhaeribacter radiodurans genome contains these proteins:
- a CDS encoding vWA domain-containing protein — protein MRRLPVYLLLDTSGSMTGEPIEAVKNGVQVMISSLRQNPQAIETAYISIITFDSEAKQIVPLTDLASFQMVDIKATGTTSLGEALKLVSTCIDNEVTKTTAEQKGDWKPLVFIMTDGIPTDDWQSGLVEFKQRKTAYTVACAAGSAADSNLLKQITENVVSLDTADSQSIAKFFTWVSASIGVTSTKVEDAGKEVTALGELPPPPSELNIVT, from the coding sequence ATGAGAAGACTACCCGTCTATTTATTATTAGACACTTCCGGCTCTATGACCGGCGAGCCCATAGAAGCGGTAAAAAATGGTGTACAGGTAATGATTAGCTCTTTACGCCAAAATCCGCAAGCTATTGAAACGGCTTATATCAGCATTATTACCTTCGACAGTGAAGCTAAACAAATAGTACCCCTCACGGATTTAGCTTCTTTTCAAATGGTAGATATCAAGGCTACAGGCACCACTAGTCTGGGCGAAGCTTTAAAGTTAGTTTCTACTTGCATCGACAATGAAGTTACTAAAACTACTGCCGAACAAAAAGGCGATTGGAAACCGCTGGTATTTATTATGACGGATGGAATTCCGACGGACGATTGGCAAAGTGGCTTAGTTGAATTTAAGCAACGCAAAACGGCTTACACCGTGGCTTGCGCCGCAGGCAGCGCGGCCGACTCTAACTTGTTAAAGCAAATAACTGAAAACGTAGTAAGCCTCGATACTGCCGATAGTCAAAGTATTGCCAAGTTCTTTACTTGGGTAAGTGCTTCTATTGGTGTTACCTCTACCAAAGTAGAAGATGCCGGCAAAGAAGTTACCGCTTTGGGTGAGTTACCACCGCCTCCTTCCGAGTTAAATATTGTAACGTAG
- a CDS encoding universal stress protein, whose amino-acid sequence MKKMLVLTDLTDNSANAYRYAAQLACQLQASIQLVFSFNGAAMTLNSHSLHSQKLQSFAKRYACASLQKNDGNRTECLLCSDKWLEALPLLVGVHQPDLIIAGSDILEQIHQEQGPMPLQALEQYPILWVPDQAHFQAPKHLLFVTDYTDQDPAIVEQVKAFAHLFQAEVTLIHFYSATDRVRLAQIKKEGEVLHRLLASTGLRYYLREEEDTVKGVYAFTTENPVDIILFATRDTHLAHKYFSSFNQKNLSPNATVPLLNLYQELKKACAGNCRLCQESKSTAAISALEL is encoded by the coding sequence ATGAAAAAGATGTTAGTTCTGACTGATTTAACGGATAACAGCGCCAATGCTTACCGGTACGCCGCTCAGCTAGCCTGCCAACTACAAGCCAGTATTCAACTGGTCTTTTCCTTTAACGGGGCCGCCATGACGCTCAACAGTCATTCTCTCCATTCGCAGAAGTTGCAAAGCTTTGCCAAGCGTTATGCCTGTGCGTCGCTGCAAAAAAATGATGGAAATAGAACCGAATGTTTACTTTGCAGTGATAAATGGCTGGAGGCACTACCGCTTTTAGTAGGAGTACATCAACCCGATTTAATAATTGCCGGCTCTGATATTCTGGAACAAATTCACCAGGAGCAAGGCCCCATGCCCTTGCAGGCTTTAGAGCAGTATCCTATTTTGTGGGTGCCCGATCAGGCTCATTTCCAGGCACCTAAGCACCTGTTATTTGTTACCGATTACACCGACCAGGATCCGGCTATTGTGGAACAGGTAAAAGCTTTTGCGCATCTTTTTCAGGCAGAAGTTACTTTGATTCACTTTTATAGTGCAACAGACCGTGTACGATTGGCCCAGATTAAAAAAGAAGGGGAAGTTTTGCACCGGTTACTAGCTTCTACTGGGCTCCGGTATTATTTGCGCGAGGAAGAAGATACAGTAAAAGGTGTATATGCGTTTACCACCGAAAACCCGGTAGATATAATTTTATTTGCTACTCGCGATACGCACCTTGCTCATAAATATTTCAGCTCCTTCAACCAGAAAAATCTAAGCCCAAATGCTACGGTTCCGCTCCTGAACTTATACCAGGAACTGAAAAAGGCTTGCGCCGGCAATTGCCGATTATGCCAAGAAAGTAAATCTACCGCCGCTATAAGTGCACTCGAATTGTAA
- a CDS encoding sulfite exporter TauE/SafE family protein has product MIWAGFLFGILGSFHCVGMCGPIALALPVGRGAGLSFVTGRLLYNLGRIVTYTALGALAGAVGKSLQIALFQQTLSIVSGVLILLVLVIPVALIGKFRSFTGFGKLLTLLKKTIARYFGKNSTWALGVVGLLNGLLPCGFVYFALAGAMSMSSIPAAMLYMFLFGLGTFPLMFILSLSGKLIQPRIRHFFNRSVPYVAGVLALLFILRGLNLGIPYVSPVMAQSKTGGTQIHACGHPKIANAE; this is encoded by the coding sequence ATGATTTGGGCAGGATTTCTTTTCGGGATATTAGGCAGTTTCCATTGCGTTGGGATGTGCGGCCCAATTGCTCTGGCGTTGCCGGTTGGACGGGGTGCTGGTTTGTCGTTTGTGACAGGCCGGCTCCTGTACAATCTAGGTCGTATTGTAACCTATACTGCTTTAGGTGCTTTAGCGGGGGCAGTGGGCAAAAGTTTACAAATTGCCCTTTTTCAGCAAACCTTATCTATTGTTTCGGGGGTGCTGATCTTATTGGTGCTGGTTATTCCGGTAGCTTTGATCGGTAAATTCCGGAGCTTTACCGGTTTCGGTAAGTTGTTGACTTTATTAAAGAAAACTATTGCGCGGTATTTTGGGAAAAATTCTACCTGGGCCTTAGGCGTGGTAGGATTACTAAATGGTTTGCTCCCTTGCGGATTCGTGTATTTTGCCCTGGCGGGTGCTATGAGCATGTCTTCTATCCCTGCCGCGATGCTCTACATGTTTTTATTCGGATTGGGCACTTTCCCCTTAATGTTTATTCTTTCTTTATCCGGAAAATTAATTCAACCCCGGATTCGCCATTTCTTTAATCGTTCGGTTCCGTACGTAGCGGGTGTTCTGGCGCTGCTTTTTATCCTGCGCGGTTTAAACCTGGGCATTCCATATGTAAGCCCGGTTATGGCTCAGTCTAAAACCGGCGGAACGCAAATACACGCTTGTGGCCACCCTAAAATAGCCAATGCTGAATAA
- a CDS encoding helix-turn-helix domain-containing protein — translation MWVQGNRPGFNSGRIVVVTLDEVAFTLGYEHGHHFSVAFKKYFGVSPSQHLRRKF, via the coding sequence GTGTGGGTTCAGGGAAATAGACCCGGGTTTAATAGCGGACGTATTGTTGTTGTAACCCTAGATGAAGTAGCTTTTACTTTGGGCTACGAACACGGGCATCATTTTTCGGTGGCGTTTAAAAAGTATTTCGGGGTTAGTCCTTCGCAGCACCTCCGCCGGAAGTTTTAG
- the hemN gene encoding oxygen-independent coproporphyrinogen III oxidase has protein sequence MEIVMASLIEKYNVPAPRYTSYPTVPYWNKEAPSASQWMEVVNRTFAESNASKGISMYIHLPFCEVLCTYCGCNTRITKNHGVEQGYIQSLLQEWEMYVNQFPEKPVIRELHLGGGTPTFFSAQNLRLLLEGIFKNASIHPEREFSFEGHPNNTTAEHLQELYDLGFRRVSFGIQDFDPLVQLTINRIQPYENVKFVTEAARRIGYDSVNFDLIYGLPYQTQKSIAATIDQVAILKPDRIAFYSYAHVPWVKPGQRSYTEKNLPDNSEKRALYELGLQKLNALGYTDIGMDHFALPHDSLYQAMQTQTLHRNFMGYTTCHTDLLIGLGVSSISDAKYGYLQNQKKVEDYKATIAAGTLSITKGHLLSAEDLIIKEAILAITCHGKLTWTNEVTSLLEENDFNQLAEMEAEGLIINTAQTLQITALGKAFIRNIAMVFDRKLQDQQPSASPIFSKAI, from the coding sequence ATGGAAATAGTAATGGCTTCTTTGATTGAGAAATACAACGTGCCGGCTCCCCGCTATACCAGCTATCCCACGGTACCTTACTGGAATAAGGAGGCACCTTCTGCCAGCCAATGGATGGAAGTAGTGAACCGGACGTTCGCGGAATCAAATGCCTCGAAGGGAATAAGTATGTATATTCACCTTCCTTTTTGCGAGGTTTTATGTACGTATTGCGGTTGTAATACCCGCATCACCAAAAATCACGGGGTAGAGCAGGGATATATCCAATCTTTGCTGCAAGAGTGGGAAATGTACGTAAATCAATTTCCGGAAAAGCCGGTTATCCGGGAATTGCATTTAGGCGGAGGTACCCCTACTTTTTTCAGCGCCCAGAACCTTCGGTTGTTATTGGAAGGAATTTTCAAGAATGCTAGTATTCACCCGGAGCGGGAATTTAGTTTTGAAGGCCACCCTAATAACACCACCGCCGAACATTTGCAGGAACTTTATGATTTAGGTTTCCGGCGGGTAAGCTTTGGTATCCAGGATTTTGATCCTTTGGTGCAGTTAACCATAAACCGCATTCAGCCTTACGAAAACGTAAAATTTGTAACAGAAGCCGCCCGCCGTATTGGGTACGATTCCGTAAACTTCGACCTGATTTACGGTTTGCCTTACCAAACGCAAAAAAGCATAGCCGCTACTATCGACCAGGTAGCAATCTTAAAACCCGACCGGATTGCTTTTTACTCGTATGCCCACGTGCCTTGGGTAAAACCCGGCCAACGCAGTTACACCGAGAAAAATTTACCCGATAATAGCGAGAAAAGAGCCTTGTACGAATTGGGGCTGCAAAAACTGAATGCCTTAGGTTATACGGATATCGGCATGGATCATTTTGCCCTGCCGCACGATTCTTTGTACCAAGCCATGCAAACCCAGACCTTACACCGTAATTTTATGGGCTATACTACTTGCCACACCGACCTGTTAATTGGCTTAGGAGTTTCCTCTATCAGCGATGCCAAATACGGTTACCTGCAAAACCAGAAAAAGGTAGAAGATTATAAAGCTACCATAGCCGCCGGAACGCTCTCTATTACAAAAGGACATTTATTATCTGCTGAGGATTTAATAATAAAAGAAGCCATTTTGGCTATAACCTGCCACGGCAAGTTAACCTGGACCAATGAAGTAACTAGTTTATTGGAGGAAAATGATTTTAACCAATTAGCCGAAATGGAGGCTGAAGGTTTAATTATAAATACAGCACAAACCCTGCAAATTACCGCTTTAGGCAAGGCATTTATCCGCAACATTGCTATGGTTTTCGACCGTAAGCTTCAGGACCAACAACCCAGTGCCTCACCCATTTTTAGTAAAGCTATTTAG
- a CDS encoding helix-hairpin-helix domain-containing protein — protein sequence MQSIIGTFSNNPGPGTNVKSAPSLIHAGKTYEYVDNGEPMRGGMKDVYFGPDKSYVVAFYRDKQDYNSRERLKKLVTQYYDSFFNREGGDYYKELYCWPTDMVEVDGKVGLVVPAYNKNFFFKKGYATSEGIKGKEKQGLWFASAKFRNKQFALRLDESELGNWLSYFQIGVRIARGVKRMHAAGLAHSDLSYKNVLIDPVSKSATIIDIDGLVVPGLYPPDVIGTADFIAPEVLATKHLNLRDPNRKHANRTTDLHALAVMIYMYLLYRHPLKGGKINSLDTEEDDLLSMGEKALFIEHPTDTSNRPKLDQVSKWALPWADVTKLPYTLTGPYLKTLFDQAFVTGLHNPNLRPNADTWEQALLKTTDLMQPCSNAHCNQKWFVFDNSASPKCPFCGTPVKGTVPVLDLYFEFKPTVWKPENHRLMVYHNQYLFQWHVNRNVVRNEKLTAEQKIPVGYFTFFQNKWVFVNQKLTSLKDLTEDKEIPVNTMVDITDGKKLLLSKEEGGRVVVITIANK from the coding sequence GTGCAAAGTATTATAGGCACCTTTTCTAATAATCCCGGACCTGGAACGAATGTAAAATCGGCGCCATCGTTGATTCATGCCGGTAAAACGTACGAGTACGTGGATAATGGCGAGCCCATGCGGGGCGGCATGAAAGATGTTTATTTTGGACCAGATAAATCGTACGTGGTAGCTTTTTACCGCGACAAGCAGGATTATAACTCACGCGAACGCTTAAAGAAACTGGTTACCCAATACTACGATAGTTTTTTTAACCGTGAAGGGGGCGATTATTACAAAGAACTGTACTGTTGGCCCACCGATATGGTAGAGGTAGATGGGAAAGTTGGATTGGTTGTACCGGCCTATAACAAAAACTTCTTTTTTAAAAAAGGCTATGCGACCAGCGAAGGCATAAAAGGAAAAGAAAAACAAGGTTTGTGGTTTGCTTCGGCCAAATTTCGAAACAAGCAATTTGCTCTGCGCCTCGATGAAAGCGAACTGGGCAATTGGTTAAGCTATTTCCAGATTGGCGTAAGAATCGCCCGGGGTGTTAAACGCATGCACGCGGCGGGTTTGGCCCACTCTGATCTTTCGTATAAAAACGTGCTCATCGATCCGGTAAGTAAATCGGCTACGATTATTGATATTGATGGACTGGTAGTGCCGGGCTTGTATCCGCCAGATGTAATTGGTACCGCCGATTTTATTGCGCCAGAAGTATTGGCCACTAAACACCTGAATTTAAGAGACCCGAACCGCAAACATGCCAATCGCACCACCGATTTGCACGCTTTAGCGGTAATGATTTACATGTATTTATTATACCGGCACCCATTAAAAGGAGGCAAAATCAATTCCCTGGATACCGAAGAGGACGATTTACTTTCGATGGGCGAAAAAGCTTTATTTATTGAGCATCCAACGGATACTTCTAACCGGCCGAAATTGGATCAGGTATCTAAATGGGCCTTGCCCTGGGCAGATGTAACTAAATTGCCTTACACGCTTACCGGCCCGTATTTAAAAACCTTGTTCGATCAGGCATTCGTAACCGGTTTGCATAATCCTAATCTCCGGCCCAATGCCGACACCTGGGAACAGGCTTTGCTCAAAACCACCGATTTAATGCAGCCTTGCAGCAATGCGCACTGCAACCAGAAATGGTTTGTTTTTGATAATAGCGCTTCGCCCAAATGTCCGTTTTGCGGTACACCGGTGAAAGGAACCGTACCCGTACTGGATTTATATTTTGAGTTTAAACCAACCGTCTGGAAGCCCGAAAATCACCGGTTAATGGTGTATCACAATCAATATCTGTTTCAATGGCACGTAAACCGGAATGTAGTACGGAACGAAAAACTGACGGCGGAGCAAAAAATTCCGGTGGGCTATTTTACTTTTTTTCAAAATAAATGGGTGTTCGTGAATCAGAAACTAACCTCCCTTAAAGATTTAACCGAAGACAAAGAAATTCCCGTTAATACCATGGTAGATATTACCGATGGCAAAAAATTATTATTATCTAAAGAAGAAGGTGGCCGGGTAGTGGTAATAACTATAGCTAATAAATAA
- a CDS encoding FISUMP domain-containing protein: MKNLKNLLSTLLLSGLVAFTLGSCEPDETAPEPDPNNPDTPGEVIQTPFTSIPDELVGSWYADHNANSLTVNWEQGTFQGEQGFREFRTMVFTKDGKNAIEYTSEIFNMGDEVKQYLFKRVGTLEYKTNPISLTFHVQSGKVRYFSNKFTGYKETEMVLKDWPTYFSVLLNPEATSYSSSTNYLTAKRTDGANQYSVRYIKVDNNNPSGGTTNPDDLYSAPPASGTFVKIDNKYYPTVTIGNQEWMSVNYAGTGGMNDSEKPQYGTFYRFMDLKNVTVPEGWRIPTKQDYIKLLKSQGLELNDWGSTDGEDLASKKKLGQLIAVKGWLKQDGYANNKSGFNAIPANYKIENASPYGEGTNCYLWTAETDANENPIAFQIIQMPSDTYAGFTTFPIGYFLQHLPVRLVRNK; encoded by the coding sequence ATGAAAAATTTAAAAAATTTACTTTCTACGTTGCTCCTTAGTGGACTTGTAGCATTTACTTTGGGAAGTTGCGAGCCGGATGAAACCGCCCCTGAACCTGATCCCAATAATCCCGACACTCCTGGCGAAGTAATTCAAACGCCTTTTACTTCTATTCCGGACGAACTGGTAGGCAGCTGGTACGCCGATCATAATGCTAATTCATTAACGGTTAACTGGGAGCAAGGCACTTTTCAGGGCGAACAAGGTTTCCGCGAGTTTCGCACCATGGTATTCACCAAAGATGGTAAGAACGCCATTGAATACACTTCCGAAATTTTTAATATGGGCGATGAGGTGAAGCAATACTTATTTAAACGCGTGGGTACCCTGGAATACAAAACCAATCCAATTTCCTTAACCTTTCACGTGCAATCGGGCAAAGTGCGGTATTTCAGTAATAAGTTCACCGGTTACAAAGAAACAGAAATGGTGCTGAAAGACTGGCCTACGTACTTTAGCGTATTGCTCAACCCGGAAGCCACGAGCTATTCATCCTCCACCAATTACTTAACCGCCAAAAGAACTGATGGCGCCAACCAGTACTCGGTACGCTACATTAAAGTAGATAACAACAACCCCAGTGGAGGAACCACTAACCCCGATGATCTGTATTCGGCCCCGCCTGCTTCGGGCACGTTCGTTAAGATCGACAACAAATACTATCCTACTGTCACCATCGGTAACCAGGAATGGATGTCGGTAAATTATGCCGGTACCGGCGGCATGAACGATTCGGAAAAACCTCAGTACGGTACTTTCTACCGCTTTATGGATTTAAAAAATGTTACTGTGCCCGAAGGATGGCGCATTCCGACCAAGCAGGATTACATTAAATTACTAAAATCGCAAGGTTTAGAACTAAACGATTGGGGCTCTACGGACGGCGAAGATTTGGCTTCTAAAAAGAAATTAGGTCAATTAATAGCAGTTAAGGGCTGGTTAAAGCAAGATGGGTACGCTAACAACAAATCCGGGTTTAACGCCATCCCAGCTAACTATAAAATTGAGAACGCCAGCCCTTACGGGGAAGGTACGAACTGTTACTTATGGACCGCCGAAACCGATGCCAATGAAAATCCGATAGCTTTCCAGATTATTCAGATGCCCAGTGATACGTACGCAGGTTTTACTACCTTCCCCATCGGGTATTTTCTGCAGCACTTACCCGTACGGTTGGTACGAAATAAGTAG
- a CDS encoding PP2C family serine/threonine-protein phosphatase, producing the protein MSNVKQVVTQLFKCNQITIPENRQSLFEEFLQDEQNLTIINTLIQNQNELMAKWKLQDRIAEIMQQPIRLANATVGKPYQAEFDLDKFNWPDIIAFEWDGLERVGLTYDDTTKQISGVPTQSGDIKLLFKFKVADQPEEDAFNHKPVTLIINPDPKSLWKNLESDTNDPHWKDDNLTMFAPLGDRHILVSSKRGRSHANMGSFREDDFAFQDLANGWSLVVVADGAGSAKLSRKGSSMACQGIVNYFQEQASVESLAEFDDLLQQHIQNTSDDTQKKLNRFVYNNLGKAAFQVHKQLETFAAQESLTLKDLSSTLIFTLFKKYEVGYALLSFGVGDCPIAVLNKDISEVNLMNWLDVGEFGGGTRFITMPEIFQSEKFATRFGFKLLADFSYLIMMSDGIYDPKFVVEANLPNIQKWQEFLADLNGQNEEGIAVELSPDNKEIEEQLSRWMDFWSPGNHDDRTLAIVF; encoded by the coding sequence ATGAGTAATGTAAAACAAGTGGTGACTCAGCTTTTTAAATGCAACCAAATTACCATACCGGAAAACCGACAGTCATTGTTCGAGGAATTTCTGCAGGATGAGCAGAACCTAACTATTATTAATACTCTAATTCAAAATCAAAACGAGCTTATGGCTAAGTGGAAACTGCAGGACAGAATAGCGGAAATCATGCAACAGCCCATCCGCCTTGCCAATGCTACAGTGGGCAAACCATATCAGGCCGAGTTTGATTTAGATAAGTTTAACTGGCCGGATATTATTGCTTTTGAGTGGGATGGACTGGAACGAGTGGGCTTAACCTACGACGATACAACCAAACAAATTAGCGGGGTACCCACCCAAAGCGGTGATATAAAACTGCTTTTTAAATTTAAAGTGGCAGACCAACCAGAAGAGGATGCTTTTAACCATAAACCAGTAACGCTTATTATTAACCCCGACCCGAAAAGTTTGTGGAAGAATCTGGAAAGCGATACAAACGACCCGCATTGGAAAGACGACAACCTCACTATGTTTGCCCCACTTGGGGATAGACATATATTGGTTTCGTCGAAGCGAGGCCGTTCTCACGCGAATATGGGCTCGTTCCGGGAAGATGATTTTGCTTTTCAGGATTTAGCAAATGGTTGGAGTTTAGTAGTAGTGGCCGATGGGGCGGGCAGTGCCAAACTTTCCCGGAAAGGCTCTTCTATGGCCTGCCAGGGTATCGTAAATTATTTTCAGGAACAAGCTTCGGTGGAAAGTTTAGCTGAATTTGATGACTTGTTGCAGCAACACATTCAAAACACCAGCGACGATACGCAGAAGAAGTTAAACCGGTTTGTGTACAATAATCTAGGAAAAGCGGCCTTTCAAGTGCATAAACAACTGGAAACGTTTGCAGCGCAGGAAAGCCTGACTTTAAAGGATTTAAGCAGCACCTTAATTTTTACTTTATTCAAAAAATACGAAGTTGGTTACGCTTTGCTATCGTTTGGCGTTGGGGATTGCCCGATTGCCGTGTTGAATAAAGACATCTCGGAAGTAAACTTAATGAACTGGCTGGATGTAGGCGAATTTGGTGGTGGCACCCGGTTTATCACCATGCCGGAAATTTTTCAAAGCGAGAAATTTGCCACCCGGTTTGGCTTTAAACTACTCGCTGATTTTTCGTATTTGATTATGATGTCGGATGGCATTTACGACCCCAAGTTTGTGGTGGAAGCCAACTTACCCAACATTCAAAAATGGCAGGAATTCCTGGCTGATTTGAATGGCCAAAACGAAGAAGGAATAGCAGTTGAACTGAGCCCTGATAACAAAGAAATAGAAGAACAGCTTTCGCGCTGGATGGATTTCTGGAGTCCCGGCAACCACGACGACCGTACTTTAGCTATTGTTTTTTGA
- a CDS encoding universal stress protein: protein MKTILVPTDFSETATNALQYAAAIASQVKGKLIIATIINLPVAPVLSEVINPSLVSLEEDYNKELSRLAENLREKCNHQFEVETICQYGFLLADLNEIVKAEAVDLVVMGTKGATNLLDKLVGTNTSEYIKMATCPVLVIPSGATYTGIKNIAYASDFESEEKIVLQQLFGIAEPFQAQVAIVNVQTNYQLDIVPDKEIIQDIKKNFPDKNFRFAQVQKSKVVAGLYEFIQENPVEVLAVAIQQQGVVEDLFHSSISKQLVQQTKLPLLTLPTKPYRKSGIRSIAQKQPAIKVN, encoded by the coding sequence ATGAAAACGATTCTAGTACCCACCGATTTTTCTGAGACTGCCACTAATGCTCTGCAGTACGCCGCCGCTATAGCTAGCCAGGTGAAGGGCAAACTGATAATAGCAACCATTATTAACTTACCCGTTGCCCCGGTACTAAGTGAAGTAATTAACCCAAGTCTTGTTTCATTGGAAGAGGATTACAATAAAGAATTAAGTCGTTTAGCAGAAAACTTGCGCGAGAAGTGTAATCATCAGTTTGAGGTAGAAACCATATGTCAATACGGTTTTCTTCTGGCAGATTTGAACGAGATAGTAAAAGCGGAAGCGGTAGATTTAGTAGTTATGGGAACAAAAGGCGCTACTAATTTGCTGGACAAACTGGTTGGCACCAATACCTCCGAATACATAAAAATGGCTACCTGCCCGGTTTTGGTTATTCCGTCCGGGGCTACCTATACTGGGATTAAAAATATTGCCTACGCTTCTGATTTCGAAAGTGAGGAAAAAATAGTGTTGCAACAGCTATTTGGTATTGCCGAACCGTTTCAAGCGCAAGTTGCTATCGTAAACGTTCAAACAAATTACCAGTTAGATATTGTACCGGATAAGGAAATTATACAGGATATTAAAAAGAACTTTCCGGATAAGAACTTTAGATTTGCCCAGGTTCAGAAGAGTAAGGTAGTAGCCGGGCTGTACGAATTTATTCAAGAGAATCCGGTAGAGGTACTAGCTGTTGCTATTCAGCAACAGGGAGTCGTAGAAGATCTGTTTCATAGCAGCATTAGCAAGCAACTGGTTCAGCAAACAAAGTTGCCGCTACTCACGCTACCCACCAAGCCTTACCGAAAATCGGGGATAAGGTCTATAGCACAAAAACAACCTGCCATTAAGGTGAATTGA
- a CDS encoding NAD(P)-dependent oxidoreductase — MNLKNIGWIGLGKMGIPMAKNLLNAGYSVTVYNRSKEKEAALQSIGANTAESQAQLLQQAEVIFLMISDDQATRDIFTGEQGLLSAQATGKIIINMSTVSPGVSKEMANLCQEQQNYYLDAPVSGSVKQAEEGQLVIMVGGEEAIFNQVKPILEKLGKLTLRVGDTGAGNTAKLAINTLLGFYAQGLAEAIIFAQQRGIQPQNLLTLIGNSALGNIFTKLKGEAILANNFQPAFALKHIAKDLRLAKQEGSHTPLAEVVQATFQQAESALGEEDIIAIFKHISPVI; from the coding sequence ATGAACTTGAAAAATATTGGTTGGATTGGCCTGGGAAAAATGGGAATTCCGATGGCGAAAAATTTACTAAATGCCGGTTATTCAGTAACAGTTTACAACCGCAGCAAAGAAAAAGAAGCAGCATTGCAATCTATAGGTGCCAATACGGCCGAATCGCAGGCGCAACTCCTGCAGCAAGCTGAAGTCATTTTCCTGATGATATCCGACGACCAGGCTACCCGCGACATTTTCACCGGCGAACAAGGTTTGCTTAGCGCCCAGGCTACCGGAAAAATCATCATCAACATGAGCACCGTTTCGCCGGGCGTTAGTAAAGAAATGGCCAACTTGTGCCAGGAACAGCAAAACTATTACCTCGATGCACCTGTTTCGGGCAGCGTGAAGCAAGCGGAAGAAGGGCAATTAGTAATTATGGTGGGCGGCGAGGAAGCTATTTTTAACCAGGTTAAACCCATCCTAGAAAAACTCGGCAAGTTAACCCTGCGAGTGGGGGATACCGGGGCGGGTAATACTGCCAAATTAGCCATTAACACTTTACTCGGATTTTACGCCCAAGGCCTGGCCGAGGCCATTATTTTTGCGCAACAACGCGGTATTCAACCGCAGAATTTATTAACCCTTATTGGCAACAGCGCCTTAGGAAATATTTTTACTAAATTGAAAGGAGAAGCCATTCTGGCGAATAATTTTCAGCCGGCCTTTGCCTTAAAACACATTGCCAAAGACTTGCGACTAGCCAAACAAGAAGGCTCTCACACCCCTCTGGCCGAAGTAGTGCAAGCTACCTTTCAGCAAGCCGAATCTGCTTTAGGCGAAGAAGACATTATCGCCATTTTTAAGCATATAAGCCCTGTTATTTAA
- a CDS encoding FixH family protein, which produces MNAAIINKTNTSWWPKFIIAAFILFAFFIGYMVRLAMQTDVDLVSKDYYKKEIAYQQHLNQVKETNNLSGEVTIVQAAAAEQLSLVFPEVFTPQKITGSIHFFRPSDAKLDFEVPVQLNNDRQQHISTERLTKGLWRVQINWQAANKNYYIQKEITIE; this is translated from the coding sequence ATGAACGCAGCAATAATAAATAAAACCAATACCAGCTGGTGGCCTAAATTCATCATCGCGGCATTTATCCTATTTGCATTTTTCATTGGCTATATGGTACGTCTGGCTATGCAAACCGATGTAGACCTGGTCAGCAAAGATTACTACAAAAAAGAAATTGCTTACCAGCAGCACCTGAACCAGGTGAAAGAAACCAATAATTTATCTGGCGAAGTTACCATTGTACAAGCTGCGGCAGCGGAGCAACTAAGCTTGGTTTTCCCGGAAGTATTTACTCCTCAGAAAATTACCGGAAGCATCCATTTTTTTCGCCCCTCAGATGCTAAACTCGACTTTGAAGTGCCGGTGCAATTAAACAACGACCGCCAGCAGCATATTTCTACCGAACGGTTAACCAAAGGTTTGTGGCGGGTGCAGATTAACTGGCAGGCAGCAAATAAAAATTATTACATACAAAAAGAAATAACCATAGAATAA